The region CCAGTTTCATTAATTAATGCAGTCGTAATAACAGGATTTCCTCCCGTATATTCCCTTAGACTATCTAAATCAAGTTTTTGCGGTAAATCTGTTTTATTGATAATAACAATATACTGCAAACCTTGAATTGCTTCAAACAGCCGCTTATCTTCTTCAGTTAGTTCCTCATTATAATCCAGCACAAACAAGATAAGATCTGATTCATTCAAAACCTGTCTGGATCGTTCGACACCAATTTTCTCAACGATATCTTCTGTTTCACGAATTCCTGCCGTATCAACCAATTTTAACGGCACACCACGGACATTGACATATTCCTCAATGACATCTCTGGTTGTACCGGCGACTTCAGTGACTATTGCTTTATTTTCCTGAACAAGTGCGTTCATTAATGATGACTTTCCTACATTTGGACGACCAATAATCGCAGTTGCCAAACCTTCACGTAAAATTTTACCCTGTTTGGCCACTTCCAGCAGCTTAGCAATTTCCTCATGCACTTTTTGCGTTTTTTCCCGCATCATTTGATGAGACATTTCTTCTACATCATCGTATTCGGGATAATCGATATTCACTTCAACATGGGCCACCGTCTCCAATAGTTCTTGTCGTAATTGTTTAATCAAATAGGACAATCGTCCGTCCATCTGTTTCAATGCTACAGACATTGCTTTATCCGTCTTGGCACGAATGAGATCCATCACCGCTTCTGCCTGCGATAAATCAATTCGTCCATTTAGAAATGCCCGTTTCGTAAATTCACCAGGCTCTGCCAAACGTGCCTCTTTACGCAGAATGAGTTCCAGCACACGATTTACCGAAACCATACCACCATGACAATTAATTTCCACGACATCTTCCCGCGTAAATGTCTTCGGTGCACGCATAACCGATACCATCACTTCCTCAGCAACTTCCCCTGTTTCCGGTTCGATGATTTTCCCATAATGAATCGTATGTGATGGTACCTCTGCCAGATCTTTTCCGCGGTACAATTTATTCGTTATCGCAATTGCTTCTGGTCCACTTAATCGTACAATAGCAATCGCACCTTCACCAATTGGCGTCGAAATTGCTGCGATCGTATCTGCTTCCATTACTTCACCTCCAATTCCATAGCTAATATCTATATGTTAAGAAATTATTTTTTTAGGGTCACTAACTTAATAGAATACCACAAGTTAAAATAAAAATAAACTTATCCACAACAGATTTTTATTCATCTCTTTATCTTTATTTATCCACATGTTCATAACTATTTAAAACCGGGTCGATTATTAAAAAATAAGATGAAATCTGTGGAAATAAAGCTGACGAACTATTCAAGAGTTTATTGCCATAAAAAAACACTTTGATCATCAATGATCAAAGTGTTTTTTTAATTTCTTTTTATATTTTTCCCGAAACAGACAAAGATTATAATGGCTTAATAACAATATGCCGATGCGGATCGACTCCATCTGAATATGTGGAAATGCTTCCATTATTTTGTAATACATGATGAATGATTTTACGTTCAAACGCAGGCATTGGCTCCAGCGCCACTTTTTTTTGCAATCGTACCGCTTTATTGGCCATTTTTTCTGCCAATGCCTGCAATGTTTCCCGTCGCCTTTGTCGGTAACCTTCCGCATCAACGGTTACAGTGTAAAATTGGTCACTGCCTTTATTTAAAACAAGTTGAACCAAATATTGCAATGCGTTTAATGTTTGTCCGTGTTTTCCGATAAGCATTGCTATTTTTTCGCCACTCAAGTCATAGTGTACATGATTGTCTTCCACTGTTACCACTATCTCAACAGGCACATTCATTTGTCTGGTAACTGAATGAATAAATTTCTTTGTATATTCGACCCGATTTTCCTTTTTTGTTACTTTTACAACTGCAGGTTTCGAACCAAAGACCCCAAGAAGTCCCCTTTTTCCCTCATCAATAACCTCAACTTCGACATGATCCTTCGTGGTGTTTAACTGCTCTAACGCTGACCGGACCGCTTCCTCAACCGTTTGTCCACTAGCAGTTATCTCTTTCACTTCTTCTCTCCTCCATTATTATTAGCCATCATCGGCTTTCGAATGAAAATAGTTTGCGCAATCATAAATATGTTACCGACCACCCAATATAATGGTAACGCGGATGGTAAAAATAACCCAAAGACAAAAATCATAATTGGCATCATATACAGCATAACCGCCATTTGCGGGTTTTGTCCTGCGGGGTTGCCCGCCATCATCAATTTTTGCTGCAAGAATGTACCTACACCTGCAAGTAATGGTAAAATAAAGAATGGATCCGGCTGACCTAACTCAAACCATAAGAACTGGTGGTTTTGAATTGCCTGCGTTCGCCTGATTGCATGGTAAAAAGCAATTAAAATCGGCATTTGAATAAAAATTGGCAAACATCCAGCAAGCGGATTGACTCCATGTTTTTGAAACAATGCCATCGTTTCTTGCTGTAGTTTCTGTTGTGTATTGGCATCTTTTGAACTATATTTTTTTTGCAGTTCTTTTAATTGCGGCTGAATGTCCTGCATTGCCTGCGAACTTTTTAATTGCTTCACATTTAATGGCAGTAAAATTAAACGAATGATAATGGTTACAATAATAATCGACAAACCATAACTGCCACTGAACAAGTCAGCAAAATATGTAAGAACCCATGACAAAGGATAAACAAAAACTGTATTCCAAAACCCTTTACTCTCCGGTGTTATTGGTTGATCCCATTCTGTACATCCAGAGAGAATTGCCAGCAAACCAACCAGGCTTGCAAGCAGTAATAACTTTTTACGCACCCTGTTTCCTCCTAACTCTTGCACTATAACTTAATCTATCAAGACTATAGTGCACAAGACAAGCCTATGTATATTACTTATTCATTAGTTTATCATTACATTCATGAAAATTTCTATATAAAACCAGCATTCCTTTACGATTTTTTAAGCAAATGCTGTTTCATTAATAAATGTGTTAAACTTTTTTTCATTTGATGGGAGCTCATTTCCTTTGTTGGTTGTCTGGCGATAATAACAATATCGTAGTCATTCCTGATGTTCTCTTCCAATTCAAGAAATGCTTGTCTCAAGTAACGTTTAATCCGATTTCTTGTTACAGCATTGCCGATCTTTTTCCCAACAGAAAGACCAATACGAAAATGACGTTGATCCGGCTTCTTTAAGAAATAAATGACCAGCTGACGATTAGCAAATGATTTCCCCTTCTTAAATACATGTTGAAATTCTTTATTGGCTTTAATCCGAAATTCCTTTTTCATATATCAATCACCTTTATATTAAAAGCGCAAACACCGATTTAACCGACGCTGTACTTGTACAAAAAATCATACTAAACGGAAATACGGGAGACTCCCTTACGATTAAGAAAATATCTCCCACATTTTTATATAATATAAGCCATATACACTGCATTATTTCCACGTCAAGGCATAACAAGTGGAAAAAGACCAC is a window of Lentibacillus daqui DNA encoding:
- the jag gene encoding RNA-binding cell elongation regulator Jag/EloR; the encoded protein is MKEITASGQTVEEAVRSALEQLNTTKDHVEVEVIDEGKRGLLGVFGSKPAVVKVTKKENRVEYTKKFIHSVTRQMNVPVEIVVTVEDNHVHYDLSGEKIAMLIGKHGQTLNALQYLVQLVLNKGSDQFYTVTVDAEGYRQRRRETLQALAEKMANKAVRLQKKVALEPMPAFERKIIHHVLQNNGSISTYSDGVDPHRHIVIKPL
- the rnpA gene encoding ribonuclease P protein component, translated to MKKEFRIKANKEFQHVFKKGKSFANRQLVIYFLKKPDQRHFRIGLSVGKKIGNAVTRNRIKRYLRQAFLELEENIRNDYDIVIIARQPTKEMSSHQMKKSLTHLLMKQHLLKKS
- the spoIIIJ gene encoding YidC family membrane integrase SpoIIIJ, whose protein sequence is MRKKLLLLASLVGLLAILSGCTEWDQPITPESKGFWNTVFVYPLSWVLTYFADLFSGSYGLSIIIVTIIIRLILLPLNVKQLKSSQAMQDIQPQLKELQKKYSSKDANTQQKLQQETMALFQKHGVNPLAGCLPIFIQMPILIAFYHAIRRTQAIQNHQFLWFELGQPDPFFILPLLAGVGTFLQQKLMMAGNPAGQNPQMAVMLYMMPIMIFVFGLFLPSALPLYWVVGNIFMIAQTIFIRKPMMANNNGGEKK
- the mnmE gene encoding tRNA uridine-5-carboxymethylaminomethyl(34) synthesis GTPase MnmE translates to MEADTIAAISTPIGEGAIAIVRLSGPEAIAITNKLYRGKDLAEVPSHTIHYGKIIEPETGEVAEEVMVSVMRAPKTFTREDVVEINCHGGMVSVNRVLELILRKEARLAEPGEFTKRAFLNGRIDLSQAEAVMDLIRAKTDKAMSVALKQMDGRLSYLIKQLRQELLETVAHVEVNIDYPEYDDVEEMSHQMMREKTQKVHEEIAKLLEVAKQGKILREGLATAIIGRPNVGKSSLMNALVQENKAIVTEVAGTTRDVIEEYVNVRGVPLKLVDTAGIRETEDIVEKIGVERSRQVLNESDLILFVLDYNEELTEEDKRLFEAIQGLQYIVIINKTDLPQKLDLDSLREYTGGNPVITTALINETGIDELEAAIAKVFFAGDIDTGDLTYVSNVRHIQLLKQANQALEDAMQGLEMAMPLDIVQIDVTRTWEILGEIIGDTASDSLIDQLFSQFCLGK